From the genome of Rhizobium sp. ZPR4:
TGGTGAGGCCCTCAGGCGCCAGCAGCCCAACCGCGAACGTCACCGTGCTCATCACGATGACAAAGCCTAGCACAGGAGCAAGGCCCGGTACCGACCGGATGGAGGGCTGGCCGATCTGTCGGAAGCAGCAAAACAGGGCAAAGCAGCAGGAAAACAGCAACAGCACCAGGCAGAACCAGAGCGGGCCGGAGCCGTCGAGAAGTTGGCCGTTGGAGAGGTGGTGCAGCCAGTCCTCTGCGAAACATCGGTGCGGCTGCGACCACCATGATCCCGCCACGTAATACTCTGTCAGCGGCCCAATCAGCCCGATGTATAGGAGGAGTGGTATGCCGAGACGATACAGCCGTTCCCGTATGAAGCCGACGACGCCGCGGCGGGCGACTATACCGGCGGCAAAGTATCCGGCGATGCCGAACAGCAGCCCCATCGAGACTGCGTGCTGAAACGACTGGTAGGCCGCAAAGGCCACCTTGGTAACCAAGCCCAGCGGCGGATGCTCGCGGTAGTACCAGCTTCCAAACGGCGAGTAGGTGACGGCGGCGTGCATGACCACAACCATGCTGATCGCCGACCAGCGCAGATTGTCGATATAAATGAGTCTGTGGGTTGTCGGTGAAGCGGGTTCCATCATATTCGCATCTCCTTTGCTGGAGGCGAATATGATGTCCGAGGCCGAACCGGTCGCGCCGAAAGTCGCGATCAGGATCGCCGAAATCTGCAAAATCTGGCCGTTTTCAACAATCGGTGCGTCAGACCGGCTCCGCAAGAGCCCGTTTAAGGGATTCGCTTGGCGTTTCTCCGGTTTGCACGTTGAATGCCCGATTGAACGGACCGATCGACTCGAAGCCGGTATCCACCGCAATCATCAAGAGCGAGAGGCCATACACGAACTGGCGATAGTCTATCGGGAAATGATTGGGAGTGATGATCCGACCGTATCCAGGTTTAATTTCGGCTCGAACGTTGGCGAAGCCGCCGGCCAGAAAGTGTTTCATGCCGATGTTCATCCGATCCCACATCGATCAGGGGAAGTTGAATTGCCACGCAGTCCCTCTGCCCTGTCGACCTCACACGGTACGGAACAGTGCGCCGAGGCGAGACTTGATGTACGTGATCGAGGATGCCACGTCTTTGGCGATACCGTCGGGAACGCCATTAAGGCCCTGCGATAAGGCTTGCATTTGCTGACCGATGAAGCTGCTTGCTTCAAGCGCTGCGCCGGTTGCGCCATTTTGCATATTTGCTGCAAACTCGAGTAGTGCTGCCTGCATTCCGTTTGGCGGTGCTATCCGCGCTTGAGCAACGTCGGCAGGCGACGCGCTGTAGGGTGTGGCATCGAGCCATTCCGGCCCCGGATTGTCTGGAGTCGCGAGGGTCAGAGCAATCGACAAGTCTGGCGCGATCGCATCGCGTTTCGTCAAAGGTAGTCCCAAATTGGGAAAGCGTTTACGCAACGTCGCGATGATGGATGTGTGATCAAAAGGCGTGTCGTTTTGCGGTCGCAGCACCGTACCCTCAGGAACGTAGGGCGAGACAATAACAGCGGGCACACGCACACCATACCGACTAAAATCGAATGCGGCCCCGGGTCGTCTTGGCTCCGGCGGTTGTGCCGGCGGAGGCGGAACGTGGTCATAGCATCCGCCATGTTCGTCATAGGTAATGATGAGAAGTGTTCGCGCCCACTCAGGGCCATTGCGAACCGCGTTATAAACGTCGGCAATCAGCTGCTCGCCAAGAGTTGCCACATGGGGTGGATGCTGATCGTTCGGCAATGATACGTCGGCGAAGTAGCGTGGCTCAATAAACGAGTAGGCAGGCAAATCTCCTGTTTTCGCGTCCGTCAGAAATTCGTCGAAAAGTCGAAAACGATTTAGTGAAAGCGAGAGCTTCTGAAGCGTGATCGATTGCGGCACGTCATGGAAGTAGATGTTCCAACCGCCGGGTAATTGCGCATCGTCGATGCGGTTGTAAATCGTCGGCATCTGGTATGGGAAGTGAACAGGGGAATTGTTCTCATAGCCATTAGCGGTAGCAGTATGCACGAAAAAGCGGTTCGGCCAGGTCTGGCACGGGGCGGAAGCAAACCAGCGATCACATACGGCGAACTGCCGCGCCAGTTTGCTGATCACGGGAACCTGCTCGGGCATGAAATAATGCATCACACTGGCGGGATCATAAACTCCGGGCGAGTGGGCTGCCTGAGCCTGATAATTCTTCACAAAGCCGCTCATATCAGGCTTCGCTCCGGGCCTTGGTAAGCTCATGCCGAACAGCTGCATATTGATGTCAGTCCAACTCTCCCCCGGATCGGGAGCAGGTATGGACATCGTCGCGTCGCTGGAGCCGGCTATATTGTGAACAGCGTATGCAACACCCGCTGCGTCGAGATTGGTTTCGGAACCTGACAAGCCATCAAAACCCGGTGATTTGGGATAGAGTTTGCCGAGCATGCTGTCGAAAGATCGGTTTTCCAGCATGAGAACGACGATATGCTCGATCTGATTGAGTGCGCTCATTGTATGGCCTTTGGACGATAAGGTTGGGAAGGCTATCTCCAGAGTTGCTGGCACGCGCCGGTTTCTCGCCGGTCCGGCGAATACTCATCAATTTAGCCGGAACGTCAAATCAGAACGGGGGCGCCGGGTCGCGAGCATCTTGTCCTGCTCATATGGCGGCACTTCACATTGTGTTTGCACCGCATCCGGGCGGAGCGCAGACTGCCTGGAATTGCCGCCCAGGTCGTCAACTGCGATGTGGTTGCGGTCGCGGAGTCGAACCGCCTGATCCAGCACAGTTGCCGACGAGCGCCCGGCGCTCCTAACCGCATCTCTCCCACTCTAGAAGTCAGTCCCTGAAATCTACTGCGGATACGACGGTTTTTCAGCTGTCTAAATGGCTAAACCACGTGCAACTTTCGTCCAGCCTTCTGCGGTGGGGTCTACGGCAGCGGTTGAGCGGCGATCCCGAGTTCATCAGACAATCGCAAGCCAGTACGCGACTATTTCATGAACGTGACGTTCCCCACGTTCCGCCTTTGGACACAAACTGTATAGTCAGCGACCTCGGCTCGCTCGGAACCTGAGCTACTCCTGGAAGTTATATCCCTGGAAGGAGAAGCTGCCATGATCCGCAAACTAAAATCGGGCGAATATCGTCTTTACTCGCGCAAGGTCGATCCCAAGACGCATAAGCGCAAAAACCTCGGAACCTTCAAGAGCCGAGAGGCGGCCGAGAAGCATGAGCGTGAGGTGCAGTATTTCAAGCACCACTAGCAGATCGGCAAATCCGCATATGGCCATCTGTGAAACAAAATTCGAGCTATCCGGTTTATTGAGTTGGAGAAAAGGAGAGTGGCTATGACGCAGCCTCGCAAATCCAAAATCCTGCCACGAGAAGAGGATTATCGCGACTATCAGGATCGCGACAATCGCGATGGCTGGCCGTATTCGGATGAGAGCGGTTTGAGTTCGCCCGATCCGGAAAAGCGGGGATATGGCACCACCCCGGCAAATTTTGACGAGGAACCCAATTCGGGCGTGATTGGGGATACCGCAGACGCGGACGGGCTCGAAGAAGATACGGCCCACACGATTGGGCCACTTCCACCCAGCCGCATCGATGACGATGAACTGGAAGCGACGATTACCGAGCGGCTCATTGAGAGCAAGGACATCGATGCAGACAGCATTGAGGTTCATGCAGATAGCGGTGTCGTAACATTAGAAGGCAGCGTCGAAACGCAGGCGGTTGCCGAACAGGCGGAAGCTCTCGGGCTGTCTACCCCTGGTGTCGTCAAGGTTCACAATAATCTCAAAACGATCAGCGTTGATTCCCATATTCCGCCAGATGTATGACATGCGGCCTCGCGTGTCATAGAAGTTCGGAAAAATGGTGCCTCCTTCTAGCCCAGCCACTTACTCAAATGTGGAATCGATTTGTGAGGCGGTTCCACATCACCGCAAAGCTTCGTCGGTGCCATTTCGCGTTCAAAAGCTGGCAGTCGAGTGCCTTACCGCTCTTGAAAAACCCAAGTTGTTAGGTTATTTTGGAGCATGGTCACCGTTCTCCGCGAAGCAGGAATGCGATTTGTCATTTACACGGATGACCACGAACCGGCGCACACCCATGTCTATGGAGATGGGGAAGCCCGCATCAATATCCTTGATCTCACCGTGTTATCGAACCGGGGAATGAAGAAGCGGGATTTGAGCGTCGCCCTTGCCATTGTCCAGGCGAACAAGCGCCTGTTCATCGAGAAATGGGAGAGCATCCATGGGTGAAGTTACCTTTGAAGATCGCCACTACCGAGACGCTACCCTGAAGGGGGAGGCGGAACGCGCCCGCGCGCCGATCCCGGCATCAGCCCGATTCGATGAAACATCCGGCCGCATCGTCGTGGATTTCACCAACGGCGCTGCGTTCATGGTGCCCGCCCGATCGATCCAGGGCTTGGAGAATGCGACCGTTGCGCAGTTGGCGGAGGTCGAGCTTCTCGGCGAGACCGGACTGCACTGGGAAAGCCTGGACGTGGATTTCACCATCGCCGGACTGATGAACGGCATCTTCGGGACCGCGAAGTTCATGGACGCGCAGCGCCGAGGCGGCCAATCCCGATCAGCCGCAAAGATCGAGGCAAGCCGTACTAACGGTGCCAAGGGCGGACGCCCCCGGAAGAACGGCTAGGGGCGCTTGCAGGTAAGTGGCTGGTCCTTGTAGCATCGCCATTCGATATCCATCTACTTTTGCGAGAACTACGGCTCCTCTCCTCCGTTGCACTGCAATGGCCGACTAGGCCTTAATCGCCCTGGTCCTTTAAGCGGTCCGTTCTTTGCCCTCCGTTCGATAATGTGACGGGCGTTTCCACTATCCGTTGACTTCAAGGCTGGCCCAAGGGCCGGCTGAGGAGATTCTATTGAACAAACCAAACCTAATTGCCGCGTCCGCGGCGGCGAAACCGCGTGAGCTCGGTGAGGCTGACAAGAGGCCTGACAGCAAAAACTGGAAGCCCTATCCCTGTTTGCTGACCCGCAGCGAGCTTCAAAAGCTGATCGCCGAGCAACTCGGTTGACGACCATCCACTTACCATTGGCGATAATAAGGAGAACAAGATGCTGGTTCTCGTAAGAGACAACAATGTAGAGCAGGCGCTCAAGGTGCTGAAACGAAAGATGCAGCGCGAGGGTCTGTTCCGGGAAATGAAGGAACGGCGCGCCTACGAAAAACCGTCGGAGCGACGTATTCGGGAAAAGGCGCAAGCTGTCAATAGACATCGCAAAGTCATGCGGAAAAGGATGGCGCGCGAGGGCCGCTGATAAGTCAGTCGGACCCCACATTTCTCAAACCGGAAAATTACGACGCAGTGGTTGATACCTGTCAAAGCGGTCTTCGCTGCGGTGAGACTAGCCCGGCATCAGCATGGCCTGATCCTTCTTCACATCAAACCGCACATCCAGCCGAGGATTGCTGTTCAGCAACGGCCTACCGACACCCACGGGACGCGAGCTAGGCCTTCCCTTTCCGACATTGCCGATGATCGGATTCACGGCGCTACCGGAGCAACGCGCCAAACCGTGTTACCGACGTCGTCGGCAATCAACAAAGCGCCGGCTTTCTCGACCGCCAGGCCTACCGG
Proteins encoded in this window:
- a CDS encoding acyltransferase; its protein translation is MQISAILIATFGATGSASDIIFASSKGDANMMEPASPTTHRLIYIDNLRWSAISMVVVMHAAVTYSPFGSWYYREHPPLGLVTKVAFAAYQSFQHAVSMGLLFGIAGYFAAGIVARRGVVGFIRERLYRLGIPLLLYIGLIGPLTEYYVAGSWWSQPHRCFAEDWLHHLSNGQLLDGSGPLWFCLVLLLFSCCFALFCCFRQIGQPSIRSVPGLAPVLGFVIVMSTVTFAVGLLAPEGLTILNIDIHDAPQYPFMFAAGVAAWRGDWLRQISSGAGRRWLVGGLLASIALWAAIVVFGGALEGRLADYGGGWHWQAAGMDFWRSATCASLSLGLVVLYRDLFDYQGRVTRFLSRNAFGVYVLHAPVLIAVTRVMHDWTIAPQWKFLMASLVGVVASFLVVGLLARRVPGLRAIL
- a CDS encoding alkaline phosphatase family protein, translated to MSALNQIEHIVVLMLENRSFDSMLGKLYPKSPGFDGLSGSETNLDAAGVAYAVHNIAGSSDATMSIPAPDPGESWTDINMQLFGMSLPRPGAKPDMSGFVKNYQAQAAHSPGVYDPASVMHYFMPEQVPVISKLARQFAVCDRWFASAPCQTWPNRFFVHTATANGYENNSPVHFPYQMPTIYNRIDDAQLPGGWNIYFHDVPQSITLQKLSLSLNRFRLFDEFLTDAKTGDLPAYSFIEPRYFADVSLPNDQHPPHVATLGEQLIADVYNAVRNGPEWARTLLIITYDEHGGCYDHVPPPPAQPPEPRRPGAAFDFSRYGVRVPAVIVSPYVPEGTVLRPQNDTPFDHTSIIATLRKRFPNLGLPLTKRDAIAPDLSIALTLATPDNPGPEWLDATPYSASPADVAQARIAPPNGMQAALLEFAANMQNGATGAALEASSFIGQQMQALSQGLNGVPDGIAKDVASSITYIKSRLGALFRTV
- a CDS encoding BON domain-containing protein: MTQPRKSKILPREEDYRDYQDRDNRDGWPYSDESGLSSPDPEKRGYGTTPANFDEEPNSGVIGDTADADGLEEDTAHTIGPLPPSRIDDDELEATITERLIESKDIDADSIEVHADSGVVTLEGSVETQAVAEQAEALGLSTPGVVKVHNNLKTISVDSHIPPDV
- a CDS encoding DUF4160 domain-containing protein, with amino-acid sequence MVTVLREAGMRFVIYTDDHEPAHTHVYGDGEARINILDLTVLSNRGMKKRDLSVALAIVQANKRLFIEKWESIHG
- a CDS encoding DUF2442 domain-containing protein gives rise to the protein MGEVTFEDRHYRDATLKGEAERARAPIPASARFDETSGRIVVDFTNGAAFMVPARSIQGLENATVAQLAEVELLGETGLHWESLDVDFTIAGLMNGIFGTAKFMDAQRRGGQSRSAAKIEASRTNGAKGGRPRKNG
- the rpsU gene encoding 30S ribosomal protein S21 encodes the protein MLVLVRDNNVEQALKVLKRKMQREGLFREMKERRAYEKPSERRIREKAQAVNRHRKVMRKRMAREGR